In Triticum aestivum cultivar Chinese Spring chromosome 5B, IWGSC CS RefSeq v2.1, whole genome shotgun sequence, the following proteins share a genomic window:
- the LOC123112625 gene encoding cysteine-rich and transmembrane domain-containing protein WIH2, with product MSYQQVPPQESYPPPGYSPVYPPPAGGQQGPYYPPQQQQPPPPPGYQGYFSQGQPQQPPPYYYPPPPPHGGHHHHGHHHHDHHAEDHHHHHGHHHHHHHNDDDCCLGFLKGWLAALCCCCCLEECCCCFW from the exons ATGAGCTACCAGCAGGTCCCTCCGCAGGAGTCCTACCCGCCGCCAG GGTATTCGCCGGTGTACCCGCCGCCGGCCGGCGGGCAGCAGGGCCCGTACTAcccgccgcagcagcagcagccgccgccgcctccggggTACCAGGGCTACTTCAGCCAGGGCCAGCCGCAGCAGCCGCCGCCATACTactacccgccgccgccgccgcatggtGGCCATCACCaccacggccaccaccaccatgaCCACCACGCCGAggaccaccaccatcaccatggtcaccaccaccaccaccaccacaacgaTGATGACTGCTGCCTTGGTTTCCTCAAAGGATG GTTGGCCGCTctatgctgctgctgctgtctGGAGGAGTGCTGCTGCTGCTTCTGGTGA